One genomic region from Bacillus aquiflavi encodes:
- the fapR gene encoding transcription factor FapR, translating into MRRTKKQRQKLLAETIKENPFVTDEELADFFSVSVQTIRLDRLELSIPELRERIKNVAEKKFADEVRSLPIDEIIGEIIDIDLDKSAISIFDVKKEHVFKRNKIARGHHLFAQANSLAVAIINDEFALTAKANIQFTKSVKENDRVIAKAKVVDLDNAHDWTVVEVNSYVKKELVFKGLFELYRSKNN; encoded by the coding sequence ATGAGGAGAACAAAAAAACAACGACAAAAATTACTTGCTGAAACAATTAAAGAAAATCCTTTTGTCACTGATGAGGAACTCGCTGATTTTTTCTCAGTAAGTGTACAAACAATTCGTTTAGATCGACTCGAGCTTTCTATTCCTGAATTGCGGGAAAGAATAAAAAATGTTGCAGAAAAAAAGTTTGCTGACGAAGTTCGCTCTCTGCCTATTGATGAGATCATCGGTGAAATTATCGACATTGATTTAGATAAAAGTGCAATTTCTATTTTCGATGTCAAAAAAGAGCATGTATTTAAACGAAATAAAATTGCACGGGGGCATCATCTTTTTGCACAGGCTAATTCTCTGGCAGTAGCAATCATTAACGATGAATTTGCTTTAACAGCAAAGGCAAATATCCAATTTACCAAATCTGTTAAAGAAAACGATCGAGTCATTGCGAAAGCAAAAGTAGTTGACTTAGATAATGCTCATGACTGGACCGTCGTCGAAGTAAACAGCTATGTCAAGAAGGAGCTTGTATTTAAAGGCTTATTTGAACTGTATCGTTCAAAAAATAATTAA
- a CDS encoding DAK2 domain-containing protein, protein MSITLLDGKRFAEMVIQGANHLAANAKMVDALNVFPVPDGDTGTNMNLSMTSGAKEVKNNVQGHIGKVGASLSKGLLMGARGNSGVILSQLFRGFAKAIEKKQEIDGKEFAGAFEAGVETAYKAVMKPVEGTILTVAKDAAKRAVQVAKRQTDIVKIMEEIVAEAKASLDRTPELLPVLKSVGVVDSGGQGLLLVYEGFLAELKGESLPSSVVLPSMEELVSAQHHKSVQSHMNTEDIEFGYCTEFMVKFEAEKLAKHSFSEEMFRSDLSKYGDSLLVISDDELVKVHIHSEQPGEVLTYGQRYGSLINMKIENMRQQHSAIVGETNAQLNTDTTDEKKEKKEYGIITVSMGSGIAKLFKSIGAHVVIEGGQTMNPSTEDIVKAIKEANAEKIIVLPNNKNIIMAAEQAVEVLNDEIVVIPSKTVPQGISALLAFNPSVDLQENKQTMSEALQHVKTGQITYAVRDTNIDGLTIEKNDFMGIADGKIVTKSKDLVETAKSLLDKMIDEKTEIVTILSGEDASNEAVNNLSKYVEDQYHEVEVEVHKGNQPLYAFFFAIE, encoded by the coding sequence GTGTCTATAACATTGTTAGATGGAAAGCGTTTTGCCGAAATGGTCATTCAAGGTGCAAATCATCTTGCGGCAAATGCGAAAATGGTCGACGCATTGAACGTTTTTCCTGTTCCTGATGGTGACACGGGAACGAATATGAATTTATCAATGACTTCTGGTGCCAAGGAAGTGAAAAATAACGTACAAGGCCACATTGGAAAAGTTGGGGCATCGCTTTCAAAAGGATTATTAATGGGTGCACGAGGAAATTCTGGTGTGATCTTATCCCAACTGTTTCGCGGCTTTGCGAAGGCAATTGAGAAGAAACAGGAAATAGACGGAAAAGAATTTGCTGGAGCTTTTGAGGCTGGAGTCGAAACGGCATATAAAGCTGTGATGAAGCCTGTAGAAGGGACAATTTTAACTGTCGCCAAAGATGCCGCAAAAAGGGCTGTTCAAGTAGCAAAAAGGCAGACAGACATCGTTAAAATAATGGAAGAGATTGTTGCAGAAGCAAAAGCATCATTGGATCGAACACCTGAATTACTTCCTGTCTTAAAGTCTGTTGGTGTTGTTGATAGCGGCGGGCAAGGTTTATTGTTAGTATACGAAGGCTTTTTAGCAGAGCTAAAAGGAGAGAGCCTTCCTTCTTCAGTTGTATTACCATCAATGGAAGAGCTCGTCAGTGCGCAACATCATAAAAGCGTGCAAAGTCATATGAATACAGAAGATATTGAATTTGGTTACTGTACAGAATTTATGGTTAAGTTTGAAGCTGAAAAGCTTGCAAAGCATTCATTCTCTGAAGAAATGTTCCGTTCAGATTTAAGTAAGTATGGAGATTCATTGCTCGTCATTTCTGACGACGAACTCGTCAAAGTACATATTCATTCAGAACAACCTGGTGAGGTATTAACATATGGGCAGCGTTATGGCAGTCTCATTAACATGAAAATTGAAAATATGCGCCAGCAGCATTCTGCTATTGTCGGTGAGACGAATGCCCAGTTAAACACAGATACGACTGATGAGAAAAAGGAAAAGAAAGAATACGGCATTATAACTGTATCAATGGGATCTGGAATTGCTAAATTATTCAAAAGTATCGGTGCACACGTAGTAATTGAAGGCGGACAAACAATGAATCCGAGCACTGAGGATATCGTTAAAGCGATAAAAGAAGCAAATGCAGAGAAAATAATCGTTCTTCCAAATAATAAAAATATTATTATGGCTGCTGAACAAGCAGTTGAGGTTCTGAATGATGAAATCGTTGTCATCCCATCAAAAACAGTTCCACAAGGTATATCGGCATTGTTAGCGTTTAATCCATCAGTGGATTTACAAGAAAATAAACAAACAATGTCTGAAGCGTTACAGCATGTGAAAACAGGTCAAATTACATATGCTGTAAGAGATACAAATATTGATGGTCTTACAATCGAAAAAAATGATTTTATGGGAATTGCAGATGGAAAAATTGTTACAAAAAGCAAAGATCTAGTTGAAACAGCAAAGAGTTTACTTGACAAAATGATCGATGAAAAGACAGAAATTGTAACGATTTTATCTGGTGAAGATGCAAGTAATGAGGCTGTAAATAATTTAAGTAAATATGTTGAGGATCAATATCATGAAGTTGAAGTAGAAGTTCATAAAGGAAACCAGCCCTTATACGCATTTTTTTTTGCAATTGAATAG
- the fabG gene encoding 3-oxoacyl-[acyl-carrier-protein] reductase has protein sequence MKLAGKTALVTGASRGIGREVAIELAKQGANVAINYAGSKDKANEVVAEITSIGREAFSVQGNVSDNNSVVNMIKETINRFGALDILVNNAGITKDNLIMRMKEEEWDDVINTNLKGVFLCTKAVTRQMMKQRSGRIINIASVVGVSGNPGQANYVAAKAGVIGLTKTTAKELASRGITVNAVAPGFISTDMTDKLSEEIKHEMLKLIPLARFGEATDIAKVVSFLASEDSAYMTGQTLHVDGGMIM, from the coding sequence GTGAAGTTGGCTGGAAAAACTGCTTTAGTAACAGGAGCTTCAAGAGGGATTGGCCGGGAAGTTGCGATTGAACTTGCTAAGCAAGGGGCAAATGTTGCAATTAATTACGCCGGGAGCAAGGATAAAGCAAACGAAGTAGTCGCTGAAATTACATCAATTGGCCGAGAGGCTTTCTCAGTTCAAGGTAATGTAAGTGACAACAATTCTGTCGTTAACATGATAAAAGAAACGATCAATCGTTTCGGTGCGCTTGATATTCTTGTCAATAATGCTGGAATTACAAAAGACAATTTAATTATGCGCATGAAGGAAGAAGAATGGGATGATGTTATTAACACCAACTTGAAAGGGGTTTTTCTTTGCACAAAAGCAGTAACGCGGCAAATGATGAAGCAAAGAAGCGGGCGAATTATTAATATTGCCTCAGTTGTCGGTGTGAGTGGGAATCCTGGTCAAGCAAACTATGTTGCTGCTAAAGCGGGAGTAATCGGGTTAACTAAAACGACGGCTAAGGAGCTTGCAAGCCGTGGAATTACCGTCAATGCTGTAGCTCCTGGGTTTATTTCAACAGATATGACTGATAAGTTAAGTGAAGAGATTAAACATGAGATGTTAAAACTCATCCCGCTTGCTCGTTTTGGAGAAGCGACAGATATTGCAAAAGTAGTTTCATTTTTAGCTTCTGAAGACAGTGCTTATATGACAGGGCAAACACTTCATGTTGATGGCGGAATGATTATGTAA
- the recG gene encoding ATP-dependent DNA helicase RecG, which yields MNEQLLQSVTVIKGIGEETANALAQLNIHTINDLLEHFPYRYEDYRLCHLMDVKHNERVTVEGKIQSEPSLIYYGRKRSRLTVRLLVDRALIQVVFFNQPYLKKSLAINETITVTGKWDQHRQTITANEMKRGHYSMTTMFEPVYTVKGSITVKGMRRFIQLALNQFADQVEETLPAHLLKQYRLLPKKAALTACHFPRSAKDVKQARRRVVYEEFLLFQLKMQALRKFEREQSKGMIHKYDENKLNAFIASLPFPLTNAQTRVVQEILNDLNSPYRMNRLLQGDVGSGKTVVASIALYACVLSGSQGALMVPTEILAEQHAHSLTQLFEPFGVNVQLLSSSVKGKRRKELLSDLQAGDIHLLVGTHALIQEEVKFKKLGLVITDEQHRFGVEQRRILREKGENPDVLFMTATPIPRTLAITFFGEMDVSIIDEMPKGRKMIETYWAKHHMLERVLIFMEKELIKGRQAYVICPLIEESDKLDVQNAIDVYTTLTNYFDNRFNVGLMHGRLTSEEKETVMKAFTVNEVQVLVSTTVVEVGVNVPNATFMLIYDAERFGLAQLHQLRGRVGRGSEQSYCVLLADPKSDVGKERMKIMTETNDGFLLSEKDLELRGPGDFFGKKQSGLPEFKIADMVHDYRALETARKDAAMMVQTEQFWQSNEYAYLRDYLEKSGVLRGEKLD from the coding sequence GTGAATGAACAATTACTTCAATCTGTTACCGTAATAAAGGGTATTGGAGAAGAAACGGCAAATGCTTTAGCACAATTAAATATTCATACTATTAACGATTTACTTGAGCACTTTCCTTATCGCTATGAGGATTATCGACTTTGTCATTTAATGGACGTTAAGCATAATGAAAGGGTAACAGTCGAGGGTAAGATACAAAGCGAACCTTCCCTTATTTATTATGGGAGAAAGCGCTCTAGATTAACCGTTCGTTTACTCGTTGACCGTGCTCTTATTCAAGTCGTTTTTTTTAATCAACCATATTTAAAAAAATCGCTTGCGATAAACGAAACTATAACAGTAACTGGAAAATGGGATCAGCATCGGCAAACGATTACAGCGAATGAAATGAAACGGGGCCATTATTCAATGACAACGATGTTTGAACCAGTCTACACAGTTAAAGGATCTATCACTGTAAAAGGAATGCGGCGTTTTATTCAGCTTGCTCTTAATCAATTTGCTGATCAAGTAGAAGAGACGCTTCCAGCACATCTTTTAAAGCAATATCGGCTGCTGCCAAAAAAAGCTGCACTTACCGCATGTCATTTTCCCCGTTCTGCTAAAGATGTAAAACAAGCACGCAGAAGGGTTGTTTATGAGGAATTTTTATTATTTCAATTAAAAATGCAAGCACTTCGAAAATTTGAACGCGAGCAATCAAAAGGGATGATCCACAAATACGACGAAAACAAATTAAACGCCTTTATAGCTTCACTTCCGTTTCCGCTCACGAATGCTCAAACGCGCGTAGTTCAAGAAATATTAAATGATCTCAATTCTCCTTATAGAATGAACCGCCTTTTACAAGGTGATGTTGGATCTGGAAAAACAGTAGTTGCCTCTATCGCTCTGTATGCTTGTGTTTTATCCGGATCTCAAGGTGCTTTAATGGTGCCAACAGAAATTTTAGCAGAGCAGCACGCACATTCACTAACTCAGTTATTCGAACCATTTGGAGTAAATGTACAATTACTTTCAAGCTCTGTTAAAGGAAAGAGACGTAAAGAACTCCTTTCCGATCTCCAAGCAGGCGATATTCATCTTCTTGTCGGTACACATGCGCTTATTCAAGAAGAAGTAAAGTTCAAAAAGCTAGGGCTTGTCATAACTGACGAACAGCATCGCTTTGGAGTAGAACAACGGCGAATTTTACGAGAAAAAGGTGAAAATCCTGATGTTCTTTTTATGACAGCTACTCCAATTCCGAGAACGTTAGCGATCACTTTTTTTGGTGAAATGGATGTTTCGATTATTGATGAAATGCCAAAAGGACGAAAAATGATTGAAACATATTGGGCAAAGCATCATATGTTAGAACGGGTACTCATTTTTATGGAGAAGGAACTAATAAAAGGCCGTCAAGCATATGTTATTTGTCCTTTAATTGAGGAGTCGGACAAGCTTGATGTACAAAATGCAATCGATGTTTATACGACCCTTACAAATTATTTTGATAACCGTTTCAACGTTGGTTTAATGCATGGGCGATTAACGTCAGAGGAAAAAGAAACAGTCATGAAAGCATTTACGGTAAATGAAGTACAAGTACTTGTCTCGACGACAGTTGTAGAAGTTGGTGTAAATGTTCCGAACGCAACATTTATGCTTATATACGATGCCGAGCGATTTGGACTAGCTCAGCTTCATCAGCTGCGCGGTCGAGTTGGCCGCGGGAGTGAGCAATCGTATTGTGTTTTGCTTGCAGATCCAAAATCAGATGTAGGGAAAGAAAGAATGAAAATTATGACGGAAACAAACGATGGGTTTTTGTTAAGCGAAAAAGATTTAGAGTTAAGAGGGCCGGGTGATTTTTTCGGTAAAAAACAAAGTGGTCTTCCCGAGTTTAAAATAGCAGACATGGTCCATGACTATCGCGCTCTTGAAACAGCTCGAAAAGATGCAGCAATGATGGTTCAAACAGAGCAATTTTGGCAAAGCAATGAATATGCATATTTACGGGATTATTTAGAAAAGTCAGGGGTTTTACGCGGAGAAAAACTAGACTAA
- the sdaAA gene encoding L-serine ammonia-lyase, iron-sulfur-dependent, subunit alpha, whose protein sequence is MQFRNVAELVQLATSENKKISEIMIEQEIDVTGRSREEIIRRMEQNLKVMEQAINRGLKGVKSHSGLTGGDAVLLQAYIKKGKFLSGETMLDAVSKAVATNEVNAAMGTICATPTAGSGGVVPGTLFAVKNKLNPNREEMVAFLFTAGAFGYVVANNASISGAAGGCQAEVGSAAGMAAAAIVEMAGGSPDQCAEAMAITLKNMLGLVCDPVAGLVEVPCVKRNAMGAANAMVAADMALAGIKSRIPCDEIIEAMFRIGQTMPTALKETAQGGLAATPTGRQLEAKIFGAPHTNRE, encoded by the coding sequence ATGCAGTTTAGAAACGTCGCAGAATTAGTTCAGCTCGCAACGAGTGAAAATAAAAAGATTTCTGAGATTATGATTGAGCAGGAAATAGATGTAACAGGACGTTCTCGGGAAGAAATTATACGAAGGATGGAGCAAAATCTAAAAGTAATGGAGCAAGCGATTAACAGAGGATTAAAGGGGGTTAAATCTCACTCTGGCTTAACAGGTGGAGATGCTGTATTATTACAGGCTTACATTAAAAAAGGTAAATTTTTATCAGGAGAAACAATGCTTGATGCTGTTAGTAAAGCTGTAGCTACAAATGAAGTAAATGCGGCAATGGGAACAATTTGTGCTACACCAACAGCTGGTTCAGGTGGGGTTGTACCAGGGACATTATTTGCAGTTAAGAACAAATTAAATCCGAATCGTGAGGAAATGGTTGCTTTCTTATTTACCGCTGGCGCATTCGGTTATGTTGTCGCTAATAATGCATCGATTTCTGGAGCAGCAGGAGGATGTCAAGCAGAGGTTGGTTCAGCAGCAGGAATGGCAGCGGCGGCAATCGTTGAAATGGCTGGGGGATCACCTGATCAATGTGCTGAGGCAATGGCAATCACGTTAAAAAATATGCTTGGTTTAGTTTGCGATCCTGTTGCTGGCTTAGTAGAAGTACCGTGTGTGAAAAGAAATGCTATGGGTGCTGCTAATGCAATGGTAGCAGCCGATATGGCTTTAGCTGGAATAAAAAGCCGTATTCCATGTGATGAAATAATTGAAGCTATGTTTCGAATTGGACAAACGATGCCGACAGCATTAAAAGAAACTGCACAAGGAGGTTTAGCGGCAACACCGACTGGTCGTCAATTAGAAGCAAAGATTTTCGGTGCTCCGCATACTAATCGTGAATGA
- a CDS encoding acyl carrier protein, which produces MADILERVTKIIVDRLGVDEAQVTLEASFKDDLGADSLDVVELVMELEDEFDMEISDDEAENITTVGDAVNYIKNIQ; this is translated from the coding sequence ATGGCAGATATATTAGAACGTGTAACAAAGATCATTGTTGACCGTCTAGGTGTAGATGAAGCTCAAGTTACATTAGAAGCTTCTTTCAAAGATGATCTCGGTGCAGATTCCCTTGATGTAGTTGAACTTGTAATGGAATTAGAAGACGAGTTTGATATGGAAATTTCCGACGATGAAGCTGAAAATATTACCACTGTCGGTGATGCAGTGAATTACATAAAAAATATCCAGTAA
- the plsX gene encoding phosphate acyltransferase PlsX: protein MKLAIDAMGGDHAPKEIVLGAMKAVEAFRYIQITLVGNEQKIRQYLTNEERIHILHTETVILGTDEPVRAVRRKKDASMVLMAKEVADKKADACISAGNTGALMATGLFVIGRIDGIERPALSPTLPTIDGRGFLLLDVGANVDARPEHLLQYALMGSVYCEKVRGITNPRIGLLNIGTEEKKGNELSKKTFELLKDTNLHFIGNIEARDLLDGVADVAVTDGFTGNMILKTIEGTAMSVFKMLKGALTGSMKSKLAAAVLKPDLKKLKAQMDYTEYGGAGLFGLKAPVIKAHGSSNANAVFNAVRQAREMVQNDVSGTIKAVAEQENIRLSIKS from the coding sequence ATGAAACTAGCAATCGATGCTATGGGGGGAGATCATGCACCAAAGGAAATTGTTTTAGGTGCAATGAAAGCGGTTGAAGCTTTTCGTTATATACAAATCACCCTTGTAGGAAATGAACAAAAAATAAGACAGTATTTAACTAATGAAGAGAGAATTCATATTTTACATACAGAAACAGTTATATTAGGGACAGATGAACCAGTAAGAGCTGTCCGCCGGAAAAAAGATGCATCAATGGTATTAATGGCAAAAGAAGTAGCGGATAAAAAGGCAGACGCATGTATATCAGCAGGAAATACAGGGGCGTTAATGGCAACAGGATTATTTGTCATCGGGCGAATTGATGGAATAGAGCGGCCGGCTCTTTCACCAACACTTCCAACAATTGACGGAAGAGGTTTTTTACTCCTTGATGTCGGTGCTAACGTTGATGCAAGACCGGAACACCTTCTGCAATATGCACTTATGGGCTCAGTATATTGTGAAAAAGTGCGAGGGATTACAAATCCGCGAATAGGTTTATTAAATATCGGTACAGAAGAAAAAAAGGGAAATGAACTTTCAAAAAAGACGTTTGAGCTATTGAAAGATACAAACCTTCATTTTATTGGAAATATAGAAGCGCGAGATTTATTAGATGGTGTAGCTGATGTTGCTGTAACTGACGGTTTTACCGGAAATATGATCTTAAAGACGATTGAAGGTACAGCAATGTCAGTTTTTAAAATGCTAAAAGGCGCACTAACTGGCAGCATGAAAAGCAAACTAGCAGCAGCTGTTTTAAAACCAGATCTTAAAAAATTAAAAGCTCAAATGGATTATACCGAATATGGTGGTGCTGGCTTATTTGGTTTAAAAGCGCCAGTAATAAAAGCTCACGGCTCATCAAATGCAAACGCTGTATTCAACGCCGTTCGACAGGCACGGGAAATGGTGCAAAATGATGTTTCTGGCACGATAAAAGCTGTTGCAGAGCAGGAAAATATAAGATTGAGTATAAAATCATAA
- the sdaAB gene encoding L-serine ammonia-lyase, iron-sulfur-dependent subunit beta — MKYKSVFDIIGPVMMGPSSSHTAGAARIGRVARELFGREPKWANISFYGSFAETYKGHGTDVAIVGGLLDFDTFDERIIKAIEIARSRGIIIQFREEEAIPNHPNTARIVIGDEDGELNLVGISIGGGKIEIIELNGFELKLSGHHPALLVVHNDRFGTIANVSNVLAKYEINIGHMEVSRKEKGKLALMTIEVDHNINHEVMKEIEQLPNVVQVTKMVD; from the coding sequence GTGAAATATAAAAGTGTCTTTGACATTATCGGTCCTGTAATGATGGGGCCTTCAAGCTCTCACACTGCTGGTGCAGCCCGGATTGGACGTGTTGCAAGAGAATTGTTTGGAAGGGAGCCAAAATGGGCAAATATTTCATTTTATGGATCATTTGCAGAAACATATAAAGGACATGGGACCGATGTTGCGATTGTTGGTGGATTACTAGATTTTGATACATTTGATGAACGAATTATTAAGGCGATTGAGATTGCAAGAAGCCGAGGGATTATTATTCAATTTCGGGAGGAAGAAGCTATTCCTAATCATCCAAATACAGCGAGGATTGTTATCGGAGATGAGGATGGCGAGTTAAATCTTGTCGGGATTTCAATCGGAGGTGGAAAAATAGAAATAATTGAATTAAACGGGTTTGAGCTCAAACTATCAGGTCATCATCCAGCGCTCCTCGTTGTGCATAACGATCGTTTCGGGACAATAGCAAACGTATCCAATGTACTAGCTAAATACGAAATTAACATTGGACATATGGAAGTTTCTCGAAAGGAAAAAGGTAAATTAGCTTTAATGACAATTGAAGTCGATCACAATATAAATCATGAAGTAATGAAAGAAATCGAGCAATTACCGAATGTAGTTCAAGTAACAAAAATGGTTGATTAA
- the fabD gene encoding ACP S-malonyltransferase, whose product MEKVAFMFPGQGSQTIGMGKQLADRNPFVKTFFDKADEKLSYELSKIIFEGPEDELTKTMNAQPALLTASIAILEYFKQSGIKADFVAGHSLGEYTALVAAGAITFEEGVYAVRKRGKFMEEAVPNGEGAMAAILGIDREALQAVTDEITSSGHLVQLANINCPGQIVISGTKEGIKLASVKVKERGEKRAIPLKVSGPFHSLLMKPAAESLQTVLNEMTIKDAEIPLIANVTASPVTEADDIQQRLIEQLYSPVLWEDSVKNMIELGVDTFIEIGPGKVLSALVRKIDKTVKVVAVSDEASYQAAIKVLKGETV is encoded by the coding sequence ATGGAAAAAGTCGCATTTATGTTTCCGGGACAAGGATCACAAACAATTGGCATGGGGAAGCAGTTAGCAGATCGAAACCCCTTTGTAAAAACTTTTTTTGACAAGGCAGACGAGAAGCTTTCCTATGAATTATCAAAAATTATTTTTGAGGGACCAGAAGATGAATTAACAAAAACAATGAACGCACAACCTGCTTTATTAACAGCAAGTATTGCTATTTTAGAGTATTTTAAACAATCAGGGATTAAAGCCGACTTTGTTGCTGGTCATAGTCTCGGAGAATACACAGCATTAGTGGCCGCAGGGGCAATTACTTTTGAAGAAGGAGTATATGCTGTTCGAAAAAGAGGTAAATTTATGGAAGAAGCAGTTCCAAATGGAGAAGGAGCAATGGCTGCTATTCTAGGAATTGATCGAGAGGCACTCCAAGCTGTAACTGATGAGATCACAAGCAGTGGACATTTAGTTCAATTGGCTAACATTAATTGTCCAGGTCAAATTGTTATCTCTGGAACAAAAGAAGGAATTAAGCTTGCTTCTGTAAAAGTAAAAGAACGGGGAGAAAAACGTGCAATCCCACTTAAAGTAAGCGGACCATTTCATTCACTGTTAATGAAACCGGCAGCTGAAAGTTTACAAACAGTGTTAAATGAAATGACGATTAAAGACGCTGAAATACCTCTTATCGCAAATGTGACTGCATCACCTGTTACGGAAGCTGATGATATTCAACAAAGACTAATTGAACAGCTATATTCTCCAGTATTGTGGGAAGATTCAGTCAAGAATATGATCGAACTCGGTGTGGATACATTTATTGAAATCGGACCTGGAAAAGTATTGTCGGCTCTTGTAAGGAAAATTGACAAAACTGTAAAAGTTGTCGCTGTTTCAGATGAAGCAAGCTATCAAGCTGCAATTAAAGTATTAAAGGGGGAAACGGTGTGA
- the rnc gene encoding ribonuclease III, translating into MRKKENEASRKNNRAQERKFRQFQQKLGLVFHNEKLLIQAFTHSSYVNEHRKKPFEDNERLEFLGDAVLELTVSQFLYKKYPLMSEGELTKLRAAIVCEPSLVSFANELSFGDFVLLGKGEELTGGRTRPALLADVFESFIGALYLDQGIETVISFLKKSVFPKINAGAFSHVMDFKSQLQEFIKKDGAGTVEYEILKEKGPAHNREFVSRVTLNGDELGIGKGRSKKEAEQFAAQMALEKIKKL; encoded by the coding sequence ATGCGCAAAAAAGAAAATGAAGCAAGTAGAAAAAATAATCGCGCTCAAGAAAGGAAATTCAGACAATTTCAGCAAAAGTTAGGTTTAGTATTTCATAATGAAAAATTACTCATTCAAGCATTTACTCATTCATCTTATGTGAATGAGCATCGCAAAAAACCGTTTGAAGATAATGAAAGACTAGAGTTTTTAGGAGATGCTGTTTTAGAACTAACTGTTTCTCAATTTTTATATAAAAAATATCCGCTAATGAGTGAAGGAGAATTAACGAAATTAAGGGCAGCTATTGTATGTGAACCCTCTCTCGTTTCGTTTGCGAACGAACTATCGTTTGGAGACTTCGTTCTTCTCGGAAAAGGAGAAGAGTTGACAGGTGGCAGAACCCGCCCGGCACTGCTTGCAGATGTTTTTGAGTCTTTTATTGGTGCATTATATTTAGATCAAGGAATCGAAACGGTAATCTCCTTTTTGAAAAAATCTGTTTTTCCAAAAATAAATGCTGGTGCTTTTTCTCATGTGATGGATTTCAAAAGTCAGCTTCAAGAATTTATTAAAAAAGATGGAGCAGGTACAGTCGAATATGAAATTTTAAAGGAAAAGGGTCCTGCTCATAATCGGGAATTTGTTTCAAGAGTAACATTAAATGGGGATGAACTAGGAATTGGGAAAGGCCGTTCAAAAAAAGAAGCTGAACAGTTTGCCGCACAAATGGCGCTAGAAAAAATAAAAAAGTTGTAG